The sequence AAATATTCAAGAAGAAATTAGTAAGTATATATaatgtatatatattaatgtatatatatatattaattatttatactttataattttttttttttttttttttcaaaaattaattaattaataatagtaatggtattatgtggaaataaaattgatttagaaCAAAATAGACAAGTTAAAAGTGAGACAGCAAAATTATATGCAGATGAAATTAATGCAATGTATGTTGAAACCTCTGCAAAAGAGAATGAAGGTGTTGAAGGAATGTTTTTAGAGATTggaaagaaattaatattaaataaacataaTGAATACTTtaaacaatttcaacaacaacaaaaacttCATAAACAAttccaacaacaaaatcaaagcttatatcaatatcatatacaacaacaaaaacatcaacaacaacaacaacaacaacaacaacaaatttttaaaaatcaacaattttataataatggtCATCTTCAAGGCAGTATAAATGGtcataataatcaaaattcaacaaattataGTGATAATAGTGATCAATGTTGTGGTTAACTTTtagatatattaaaaaacaaaaaaaacaaaaaaactaaaacaaaaaacaaaaaacaaaaacaaaaacaaaaacaaaaaacaaaaagggtgatattaaaataaacatgtataaaaaaagaaaaaacttgtaaaaaaaaagaaataatattatattttaatttattatttatatggaAATGCGTATTAAAACTACtaatttagatttaattttaatttcaaacaCTTTTACAAATACGGAaggaaataaaatatttaagatTTGGAAAAGAAAATTTCCAAGTTTTCAAaaactttcttttttttttttttaaaaaattttttctttatttttttttattttttttttattattataatttaatttatttatttatttatttatttatttatttaaaaaaatcatgaCTATTAATAACAGATGAATAATGATTTTCATTACCTTGAAGTGAGATATTATGATAAGCGAATTCACCATGTTCGACGAGATCGAGACCTAATTCTTCTTCAGATTCATCGATTTTAACACCGATAGTGGCATCGATAATCTTTAAGAGGACCCAAGTCCAAGCGGCAGCCCAAACAGCGACAGAAACGACACCGAGTAATTGAGTACCAATTAATTTTGGATTACCATAGAAAGCACCATTTGCACCATTTGGATTAACAGAGAGTTCAGCACAGAAACCAATTGCCAATGAACCAATAATACCAGTTAAACCATGTACAGAGCTAACGTCTAAAGCATCATCGATGTGAAGtttatgttttaataatacaacgGAATAGTAAGAAGCTAAACCTAAACAAATACCCAACCCAATTGAATATTGACTATTGATATAACCAGATGCTGGTGTGATACCTGCTAAACCTGCAATAACACCATTGATAACCGATACAGTATTTGGTTTTCCTTTGGCGGCAGAAAGGATGATCCAAACAATAGCTGAAAAACTACCACCAATTTGTGTGCTTGCTACTGCTGATGTTGCAATATTACCTGCTGCTAATGCACTACCTGCATTAAAACCAAACCAACCCATCCATAATAATGCTGCTCCAATTGTTGCTAATGGTAAATTTGATGGTGGGAATTCACCAccatatttttcaaaatcttttCTTCTACCAACatctaaaataattaataataataaataatatattaatatttatttattttatttatttatttatttatttattataaaataataataacttacATAATGCAATAACTAAAGCACTAACACCAGCACTTGTATGAATAACAATACCACCAGCAAAATCTAAAACACCAAAATATTTATGTAACCAACCACCACCCCAAATCCAATGAGCAACTGGATAGAAAACAATAATTTCCCAAGCAACGGTGAGTGCGATGAATGCTTTGAATTTAACTCTTTCTGCGAATGCACCAGTCATCAATAATGGTGTAATATTTGCAAACATCATCATAAAGAATGCATAAGCTGCTGCTGGAATATTTGGTGCATTTGGTGAACAATCGTCATATGaaacattaattaaaaatgcaTGATCTAAATTACCAATAATACCTttctataaattttaaaataaaataaaatataaaaagttaataaaattagataaaataatataaaaacaattatatatatataaatacatACTTGATCTGGGCCAAAAGTTAATGAATAACCAAATGCTTGCCACATGACAGTTAAAACTACAATACCAGACATAATTTGTGTGATAATTGAAAGTGTATTTTTACTTCTTAAGAGACCTGCTTCAAAGAATGCGAGTGCAGGCATCATACCTAATACTAAAATAGTTGAAAGTAAAACCCATGTTGTATTACCTGGATCTGGTGCTACTTGATTTGCACAATCAAGATATTTTTGAAcaactgatgatgatgaaccgTTTGTTATTTCGGCTGCAACaccttttattatttctcctgctaccattattatattacttattacttattattattggtcttttttttttttttttgttttttttctaaaattttttattttattttttttattttatttttttattttatttttttattttattttttatttatatatttatatatacacCCTAAgttctattttaaaaataaaaaaaataaaaaaaataaaaaaataaaaataaatagatttaaatctttttaggcctaaaaaagtataattaaatttttattttttatttttttttttttgtttggggtgtcgaaaaaaaaaaaaacaaaacaaaaaaaaaaaaaaaaattaaaaaaattaaaattgttatccctgggtgttttttttttaaacaggGTAAGGAGGGGGATATTTTGAaaacaacaatttttttttttgtttttttttttaatttatttttatttttgttttttttttttttgaattggtacCAAATTATTCCGTCAAAAATGATATCGCCCACCATACTGCCGAAttttgaatgaaaaaaaaaaaatatcttcattttaattacaacaaaaaaatacacaccaaaacaaaaaaaaaatgttataaCTAAtagttaatttattattataataattattataaattttttatttttttttaattttattaataaaatcaaaaatttctTGGGGAAAtgaaccaaaaaaaaaaaaaaaaaaaaaaaatataaaaataaattaataaataaaaaaaagagactCTTTTCGCATCTTTTTGataaacaaaatgaaattttttttttttttattcatcaAAATTTCATTTCACAAATCTCAAAACATGAAAGATATAAGTTTACCAAAATATTTACacattgatattttaaaaccaataattgattatttattaacaaataataataaaataaattatgataataataataataataacaataaatacataattaaaaactattatttatatataaatgaaataattaaattatcattagtATCAAATCATTGGtatcaaataatatcaaatttaataatatcaaatttaatatcaaataatattttagagGAATGGTTCGATTTATATAGTGATTATTTACCAGAGGAGGAGAATGTTAATAAaggaattaattttatagcatatgattttaataaaatttatgatGTTTATTTAActcaatcaaattttaaaatgaaagttaatcaacaatattcaattatcaaaattaatcaatcaGTTATTGAAGATTATTTCAGAAATCAAGTACTATGTATTTATGATTTAAcatatgaaaaattattacaactCAGTAAATTAGAAACAGAAGGTAATTTAAAGTATAGAAAGATTATATCAAAAAATCCCTACTCTAAAgatggttttaaaaatttatttttagaggGTGGAATTGCAAAAGGTATTGAAAAGAATGGTTTACTTGATATATCatcaaacaacaacaacaacaacaacaacaacaacaacaacaacaacaacaacaacaacaacaacaacaacaacaacaacaacaacaacaacaacaacaataataataataataatattgtagAATTAAATGTTTATGATTTTCTATTGGAAAATAATGCAGAAGAaggtttttataatttattaccaaaGGAAGAAGATGAATATGACATTTATAAAGATCCCCAACCAATACTCTATTTAAACACTATTGATTATGAAGGATCTCAAGATgattataatgaaaaaacatttagaattttgaaatacttaaaatcaaaaaatataatatttagaTCAAATTATAATGAGAATGTTCATGCagatttttcattaatgtTTAACAATAAAATCAACAATCAAGTCGAGTCAATTAGAATAGATTCAGATTTTGTAGAACCAATCGATTTGCAAAATGTATATGAACTTACAAATTTACATACACTTTCAATTCCATtacattttcatcaaatgatTCTATTACAATTGGGTATTGGAAAATTACATTGTAGGGGTGGTGATTTACTTGAACATAAAGATAATGTAATGCAAGATTGGGATAAAATGATTCGATCATTATTAGCaagtaaatcaattaaaaattttaaaatttctaataAATGTTATACATATGAATGTATTAATAAAAGCATCAACtcttataataatgaaaattacaGTGCGGCCAGTAGAcatgttaaaaaaatattctcAAATGGTATCAAACAacttttatcatcatcaacatttaaatattttaaattttcaaatatgtACGATATCATTAGTATTGATACATTttcagaattaaaaaataataaaactctTAAAAAATTGGTATATAAAGAAAAGTTTCATTATGGTTATAGGCTCTTCTTTACTACATCTGAAGAGGTTGCAGAATatcaatttaatattataaattatttaattgaaaatattttttcaaatggCACCAGTGGTGGCAGTATGCttagtaataatatcaaacattttaaattttcattagaATTTccatataaattaaaattaatatttgaatcattatttaagcattataattattttcaactaTATTCTATTACTATTGTAATATATGACACACTTTATGAAGaacttttaaatgaaattattaatttatcaaataaaatttcaaaagttcaacaacagcaacaacaacaacaacaatcaattaaagaatttaaaattgttattgAGAAAAACTTTAGTGACAATAAACATTTtcaatcaatattaaatgatagaaatattaatggtgataatggtttatttgtaattacagtttcaaataaaaaaagactctgctaaaatattaatttcttaccccttttcaaaataaataaataaattaataaacaaataaaaattaatagtatttaaatgtaaaaatgtttatttaaaagatattaaaatcaaaaactttagagttgttattattattattattattattattattattattattattattattattattattattattattattattattattattattattattattattattattattattattaatactattgtTGGTTGTAGATTGTGTTGATGCATCCCTTGATTCAAATTAATGTTAtagttattgttattattattggtagttGGTGTAAAGTTGAcataattattactattacttgATGTTGGAATCGAGTATTTCCCCACAAAGGTTGTTTGGgtgtggaaaaaaaaaaaaaataaaaatgaaatataaaaaaaaaaaaaaaaaatttttcaattttttatatttgttggACCTTTTTTATTCGATTacaaacaaattaaaaatataatagtcataataataaaaaaaaaagagtattTTTGTCAAATGGTTTCATGAAAGACAAGacgaaatttttttttttaatttatcaaaattttatttcacaACCTCAAAACATGAAAGATATAAGTTTACCAAAATATTTACacattgatattttaaaaccaataattgattatttattaacaaataataataaaataaattatgataataataataataataacaa comes from Dictyostelium discoideum AX4 chromosome 2 chromosome, whole genome shotgun sequence and encodes:
- the rabJ gene encoding Rab GTPase, coding for MDPLSISMESKVVLLGSSDVGKTALSLRYVDGIFPKRLTSTIGASFLTRTINIEGNKIKYLIWDSAGQDRFRSLATLYYRGACVAILVFDITQQKTFDIVKGWVEELKANIQEEIIMVLCGNKIDLEQNRQVKSETAKLYADEINAMYVETSAKENEGVEGMFLEIGKKLILNKHNEYFKQFQQQQKLHKQFQQQNQSLYQYHIQQQKHQQQQQQQQQQIFKNQQFYNNGHLQGSINGHNNQNSTNYSDNSDQCCG
- the amtA gene encoding ammonium transporter, encoding MVAGEIIKGVAAEITNGSSSSVVQKYLDCANQVAPDPGNTTWVLLSTILVLGMMPALAFFEAGLLRSKNTLSIITQIMSGIVVLTVMWQAFGYSLTFGPDQKGIIGNLDHAFLINVSYDDCSPNAPNIPAAAYAFFMMMFANITPLLMTGAFAERVKFKAFIALTVAWEIIVFYPVAHWIWGGGWLHKYFGVLDFAGGIVIHTSAGVSALVIALYVGRRKDFEKYGGEFPPSNLPLATIGAALLWMGWFGFNAGSALAAGNIATSAVASTQIGGSFSAIVWIILSAAKGKPNTVSVINGVIAGLAGITPASGYINSQYSIGLGICLGLASYYSVVLLKHKLHIDDALDVSSVHGLTGIIGSLAIGFCAELSVNPNGANGAFYGNPKLIGTQLLGVVSVAVWAAAWTWVLLKIIDATIGVKIDESEEELGLDLVEHGEFAYHNISLQGNENHYSSVINSHDFFK